The nucleotide window CGGCCACCCTTTTCATGCGCAATCGGTCTTGGTCACATACTGTGGGAGCAAGGCTTATAACATATCCTTCTTTTTAAAAGCAATAAAAGCGCTTGTGAACAACGCGACGGCCAAAAAAAGCGTTAGGCCTGAATAAATGGGGTCAAGCCTGCTTTGCATCAGGTCGGCCGGCGTGAAGTAAGACATAGGGGAGAAAAGCTTTAAAACGCCGGGGTTTTCGAGCATGTTGTAAATAACGCCCAGAACAAACGCATACAGAAAGGCCAGATTGCCATAAAGCGAGCCTTTTTCAGCCCGGCTGGTAGCAGCCGCCATGAAAGCGGCGAGGGCGATGAACAGCAGGCCAATGAAAAAGGCCGAGACGGTAAACGCCATAATCTGCCCCGTCACGCTTTCCGACGACTTCAGCGTGGCGACGGCCATCACAGAAAACAGCGCGTTGAAAACGCAGAAAAGCGCGAGGAAAATGACGGCCGATACAAGCTTCAAAGCCAGAATGCGCGTACGGGAGCACGGTTTCGTGAAGAGAAATTCATACGTTTTGTCGACAGATTCGCGGGAAACGGCCGCCGCGCCGAGATGAACAGCGTAAATGATGACAAAGATGAGAACGTAGTAGGATAGGATGACGGAATACCCGGTAAGCGTATTGAGATTGACGTCGACAATCCCCATCACCGCCCGCACAATACGGGGGAAAACGGTGACAAACTGCGCCATATCCGTGCCGCTGGAACTAAGACCCTGATATTTGACGATGCCGATAAAAACGAGCACAAACAGCCCGATAATCCAAAAGATAAAAGGCTTCAGCCCGGCGCGGAGCTCACGCTTAATAATATTCATGGAATCATCCCTCCTTAAAGCGCCGGTGTGTCGGCCGACCTGTATTTCACGAAGGAAAAAACAACACAGGCAGCAAAGACAACGGCCGCCGTCACGGCGTATTTCACTTCAAACCCGCCGTTTGCGAAAACGGTGTACGGCTCAAAGTAAATAAGCGGCGCAAAATAATGGAGAAAGTCTTCGTGCAGCATGTTGTTCAGAGCCGTTAAAATAAAACCGGCGAAGCCAAGGGCCGTTGCAATCCCCGAGACGGAACGAACCTTTCTGGCTAAGACGGCGTAGAGCGTGCCGATGGCATAGAACACGAGCTGCGTGAAAAATAGCGCGCACGATGCCCAGATGACGCGCCAGGTGTCGCCGCCTGTATTGCTGCTGTGATAGAGGAGAACGGACAAGGCCACAAACAGGATGTTTGCAACGCCGAGCAGCGTCAGGCCGGAGAGAAATTTTGCACCAAATATATCGTCGCGGGTTACCGGCTTCGTCAGCAGAAAATCAACGCACTTGGAGCGCTTCTCACGGGAAAAGGCCGCAATGGCAAAGATAGAGGCCATAATCGCCCCGATGACAGAGATGTAGGAATAAATGAACTGAAAAAAACCGCCATAGGAAAAAAGCTGATCGACAAAGATGCCGAAAGCCGCGGCAAACTGCGGCGGAAAGCCGTTGTATGCCTTGATCACCGCGTCTTTGCTGTCCATAAAAACAGGAAAGAGACCCGACATGAAAATCAGCAGCACAAGCAGGAGACTGACGGTCCAGATAATAAAGCTCTTCAGCTGTGCTTTTAATTCAAACACATAGATGTTCAAGCTGACACCTCCCGTTCATTCTGCGTAATAGTGCATAAAGATATCTTCCAGCGTCGGCTCGGTGATATCGACATTCGTAAGCGGGAGCTTGCCGAGCGCAGTGAGCAGCAGATTCACGTCGCCCCTGTAGATAAAGCTTGCTGTGTGGCTGTTCATGCTGATATTCATGGCTCCGGGTAGGTTGAATGTGCTCAGGGGAGCGCCGTCCTTCACCGAAAGGCTGACGTTTTTGTAGGCGTTTTGCTGCAGTTCGCTGATTTTCTGAACATTGACGATTCGGCCATCCTTAATGATTGCCACACGGTCGCAGATGCGCTGCACTTCGCTCAAAATATGCGAGGAGAAGAGAACGGTCGCGCCGCGCGCGTTTTCCTTTTTGATGAGGTCGAAAAACGTCTTCTGCATCAAGGGATCAAGGCCGCTCGTCGGCTCGTCGAGAATGATGAGGCGGGGGGAATGCAAAAGCCCCTGAATGATACCGACCTTTTTTTTGTTGCCGAGGCTCATGTCCTCAATTTTTTTGCGCAGGTCGAGCTGAAGCAGCTCAGCCAGCTCCTGGATTTTTTCCGAGCAGTCTTTTTTATAAAAGCTTGCTGAATACTTGAAGAGATCAATGGCACGCATATTGTCGTAGTAAAATACTTCGCTTGGGAGGTATCCGACGTCCTGCAAAATGGCTACTTTGTCACGCTCGCAGTCGAGCCCGAAAATTTTAGCCGTACCACTTGTTTTGAAGATGAGCGACAAAAGTGTTCGGATTGTCGTTGACTTGCCCGCGCCGTTGGGGCCGATAAAGCCGAAAATTTCCCCCTCATTGACCGTCAGGGAGACGTCGATGATGCCGCGCGCCTTGCCATAATACTTCGTCAGGTTTGTCGTTTCAATGACTGCGCTCATTCAAAAATTCCTCCTTATATGACACTTTTTTTAAAAGTGACGACCACAACCGGTACTTATCCATGACGTCGCCAAGTTCAACCGGAAGACCGGCATCTTGCTTTTCATGCAGATAGCCGTCGATGAGCCAGGTGAGCATCTGGAAAATGTCTTGCGGGCTGATGTCTTCTCTAAATTTTGAATAATCGATTTTTGAAAAATAGGTGCCGTAAATCGCCGCTGTTTCCGCTTGTATTTTGCTTCTGATGGCGTCGGAAACGGCTTCGCGCTCTGAATAAAACGCCCGCATGATAAACGCCAGAATAAAAGGGCTTTCACGGAGCATTTGGCATTTACGTTCGGCGGCGTATGCAGAAAGCTCAAAAAAATCTGTGATTTCCGAAAGGCGCGCGTCAACGACATGCTCTTTAATCCGGTTAGCCGCGTATTCGAATAGGAAAAGATACAGCGATTTTTTATCGTGAAAATAATAGAACAATAAGCCCTTGGAGATGTCGGCCTTTGAAGCGATCTGCTCCGTTGAGGCGTGCCGATAGTCACTCTGGCCGAACACCTCAAAACCGGCATTGATAATCCGCAGCCGTTTTTCCTCCGGCAATTCATAAAATTTGCCGTTCACTGAATACACCTCCTGACTAATACGGTTTAACTATCCCAGTCAATCTACAAGCATTGTACGCCATTGACTATTTTTTTCAAGCCCCCTGCGTAAAAATCTTTTAAGCTGAAT belongs to Oscillospiraceae bacterium CM and includes:
- a CDS encoding ABC transporter permease subunit, with the protein product MNIIKRELRAGLKPFIFWIIGLFVLVFIGIVKYQGLSSSGTDMAQFVTVFPRIVRAVMGIVDVNLNTLTGYSVILSYYVLIFVIIYAVHLGAAAVSRESVDKTYEFLFTKPCSRTRILALKLVSAVIFLALFCVFNALFSVMAVATLKSSESVTGQIMAFTVSAFFIGLLFIALAAFMAAATSRAEKGSLYGNLAFLYAFVLGVIYNMLENPGVLKLFSPMSYFTPADLMQSRLDPIYSGLTLFLAVALFTSAFIAFKKKDML
- a CDS encoding ABC transporter permease subunit — protein: MNIYVFELKAQLKSFIIWTVSLLLVLLIFMSGLFPVFMDSKDAVIKAYNGFPPQFAAAFGIFVDQLFSYGGFFQFIYSYISVIGAIMASIFAIAAFSREKRSKCVDFLLTKPVTRDDIFGAKFLSGLTLLGVANILFVALSVLLYHSSNTGGDTWRVIWASCALFFTQLVFYAIGTLYAVLARKVRSVSGIATALGFAGFILTALNNMLHEDFLHYFAPLIYFEPYTVFANGGFEVKYAVTAAVVFAACVVFSFVKYRSADTPAL
- a CDS encoding ABC transporter ATP-binding protein, translating into MSAVIETTNLTKYYGKARGIIDVSLTVNEGEIFGFIGPNGAGKSTTIRTLLSLIFKTSGTAKIFGLDCERDKVAILQDVGYLPSEVFYYDNMRAIDLFKYSASFYKKDCSEKIQELAELLQLDLRKKIEDMSLGNKKKVGIIQGLLHSPRLIILDEPTSGLDPLMQKTFFDLIKKENARGATVLFSSHILSEVQRICDRVAIIKDGRIVNVQKISELQQNAYKNVSLSVKDGAPLSTFNLPGAMNISMNSHTASFIYRGDVNLLLTALGKLPLTNVDITEPTLEDIFMHYYAE
- a CDS encoding TetR/AcrR family transcriptional regulator; amino-acid sequence: MNGKFYELPEEKRLRIINAGFEVFGQSDYRHASTEQIASKADISKGLLFYYFHDKKSLYLFLFEYAANRIKEHVVDARLSEITDFFELSAYAAERKCQMLRESPFILAFIMRAFYSEREAVSDAIRSKIQAETAAIYGTYFSKIDYSKFREDISPQDIFQMLTWLIDGYLHEKQDAGLPVELGDVMDKYRLWSSLLKKVSYKEEFLNERSH